Within the Micromonospora citrea genome, the region AGATCCGGCCGTCGGCCGCGCCGATCAGGGGGCCCGCGGTGACCGGGCCGATCACCCCGCTGATGCCGAAGATCATCGAGCTCATCGCGTTGTACCGGCCGCGCAGCTCGTCGGTGGCGAGCGCGTTGGTCAGCGCCGGCATCACCGGCGAGAGCAGCGTCTCGCCGAAGCCGAAGATGGCCGAGCAGGCCACCACGCCGAGGGCGGCGAGCAGCGCGCTCTCGGCGCCGATCACCCCCGCCGCGCCGAGGACCAGCCAGGCGGTCGCGAAGACCGCGCCCACGACGGCCAGCGCGCCCGTCCGGCTCCGCCCCTCCATCCGGCGGATGACCAGCAGCTGGGCGAGCACGATCATCACCGTGTTGCCGGCCAGCGCCCAGGCCACGATGCGCGGGGACACCTCGACCACCCGCACGGAGTACGCGGCGAAGCCCACCTCGATCTGCGCGTACCCGCAGGTCGTCAGGATCAGGCCGAAGATGACCAGCCGCCGGAACGGCCGGTCCTTCAGCACGGTGAGGTAGCCGCCGGTCGACGTCCGGCCCCCGGTCGGGCCCGCGGTGAGCCGGCGACCCACCCGCGGCAGGCTCAGCAGGATCAGCGCGGGCATCAGGTAGCTGATCGCGTCGAGCACGTAGATCGCCTGGAAGGTGCCCGGGCGGGCGGTGTCGACGATCGCGCCGGAGGTCAGGCCGCCGATGCCGATGCCGAGGTTGAGCAGGGCGAAGTTCAGCCCGAAGACCCGCTGCCGCTCGTCGTCGTCGGTGAGCGAGGCGAGGATCGTGTTCTGCCCGGACCAGATGGCCGAGCTGCCGATCGCGACCAGGGTCATCACCCCGAACGCCGAGGCGGTCGAGTCGACCAGCGCCAGCGAGCCGGTGCCGGCCGCCTCGATCAGCAGGCACGGCACGACGATCCGGCGCGCGCCGAAGCGGTCGATGAGCGTGCCGCCGATCGGCGACAGGGCGAGGGTGACCGCGCCGTACCAGCCGATGACCAGACCGGCGCGGGCGTCGGTGAGGCCGCGGACGTCGGTCAGGTAGATGAACAGGAACGGCAGGGTGAGGCCGCGCCCGACCGCCGACAGCAGGGTGCCGACGAGGATCCGCCGGGCTTCCGGACGGCGGGGGAGGGCGCGACTGAGCATGTCCGAGATTCTGTGCGGCTGGTACGACGGCCCGCGAGCGTTTTACGGCCCGGACCGCGTGGCCGGCACCCTCACGTGATCAAGGCCACGTCCCGGGTCCGGTCCGGGTCGGGCCGGCCCCGGTCGCCGGCGGTGCCGGGCCGGCCCCGGTCGCCGGCGGTGCCGGGCCGTGGGCGCTGTCGGGCCCGTCTGCGATGCTGGTCGGGATGACCACGACCTGGCGACACCTGCCCGCGCCGGCCCGCGAGATCGCCACGGCCGCCGGCGACGCGGTCGCCGCCGCGCGCGAGCGCGACTCCGAGGCGTACGACATCGCGGTGGCCCGGCTCGCGGCGGCCGAACGGTCGGGGCTGGTCCTCGGCGCGGTGGTCCGGCTGCTGCTGGAGGAGGGCCACCCGGACGGCCTCGACGGCGACGACGTCCGGCAGGTGCTCGAACGCTGCGTGCGGGGCGCGGCGGGGTGGCGGCCCGACGTCGACCCGCACGTGGTGCTCGTCCTGCTGGCGGGCGCCCTGGGCGTCTACGACCCGGACGGCGACGAGTCCCCGCCCGACCCGCCTGCCGTGGCGCGGCACGCGCCGCTGCTCGTGGCCGACCTGCTCGCCGTGACCGGCCGGCCGCTCGACGGCTACCTGGCCGCCGCGTTCACGGAGATCGCGCGCACCGAACACCACGACTGAGCGCGCGGCCCGGCCGGCCGCCGGGAGCACCCGCGCGCCTGTCGTGGTGAGCCTGCCGTTGCGGGCCCGCCGTTGGGTGCCTGTTGTCGCGGCCTGTCGTTGCGGGCCTGTTGTCGCGGCCTGCCGTTGCGGCTTGTTGTCGCGGGACTGTCGTCCCGCGACTGCCGTTGCGCGTCCACCGCCGCCGGCCCGTCGCCGGGGCGCGGGGCGGGGAGCGCCCGCCGCCGGGGCGCCGGGTTCGGGGGTGCGGTCCTGGCTCGGCGATGGTCGCTATCGCGCCGTCCCGACGGCCCCGGCGGCCTCCGTCCTCAGCGGACGGCGTAGTCGCCGAGCGCCGGTTCGAGCAGGTCGAACGTCCGGGTGCCGGCGTCGGCCAGGGCGGCCGCGACGTCGTCCAGGTCGTCGCCGGCGAGCGTGCGCCGGATCGTCTCGGCGAAGAGAACCCGGTGCGCCGCGCCGAGCTGGGCGGCGACGGCGCGCGGCACGACGTCGCCGGGGCCGACGTGCGCCTCCGCGACGAGCAGGTCGGCCAGGGCCTGCTCGCGCAGCTCGTGGAACTCGCGCAGGCGGGCCGTCAGGGTCGGGCTCTCCACGATCATCCGGACGAACGGCAGGCCGGCGAAGCCGATCACCGGGTCGCGACGGGCCACGGCCGCCAGGAACTCGCGCCGCAGCGCGGCGAGAGCCGACTCCCCGGCGCCCCGCTCGGCCACGGTGCGGGCGAGCGAGCCGACGAACTCGTCGCTGAGGTCGAGGGCCATGTCCTCCTTGCGGGGGAAGTAGTTGGTGACGGTCATCTTGGCGACGTGCGCCGCCGTGGCGATCTCGGCGATGGTCACGGCCTCGAAGCCGCGTTCCATGAAGAGACGGGTCGCCACGTCGGAGATCGTCTGGCGGGTCTCCCGCTTCTTCTGTTCCCGCAGGTTGAGAGTCGGTGAGGTCATGCCGGACAGTATCTCATAGGTTCAACCTAAATTTGGGCTTGACATATTAGATGGGTCCGACCTAAGCTTGTGTCGTTCCCAAGTTGAGGAGGGCGAATGAGTACGCGCTTCACGCCGCCGGCTCCGACCACCGGCCCCGCCCGACGGATCGGCGTCACGCGCAACACCTCCAGGGGCGACCGGACCGGCGCCCGCGTGACCCGGCAGCCGCTCCGGCTGCCGCCGCGCAGGGGGCGCTGACGACCCCGCCGCACCGCCCCGACCGCTCGGCCCGCCCCGGAGGAAAAACATGAACATCACCGCCACGACCGTCTCCCTGACCGTCGACGACGTCATCGCGTCCCGCGACTTCCTCGTCACCCACCTCGGTTACCAGGAGAAGGCCGCCGCCGACGGGTTCGCCTCACTCAGCCGGGGCGAAGCGGCCGTCGACGTCGTGCTGTTGCGACGGGGCATCGAGGTGCTTCCCGAGGACCAGCGCGACCAGCGGGCGTCCGGGCTGATCCTGGCGTTCACCGTGTCCGACCTGGCCGGGGTGCTCAGTCGGCTGGAGAGCGAGGGGGTGGCCGTCACCATGCCGTTGCGCGAGGAACCGTGGGGTGAGCGGCTGTTCCAGGTCACCGACCCCAACGGCGTGGTCATCCAGTTCGTGGAATGGGTCACCCCGGCCGCCGGCTGACCCACCGCGCACCGCCGGGCACCCGGCGGCACCCGTGGCTTGCGCCGCCGCACCAAACGTCAGGGGCATGTCCGCCGCGCGGGCATGCCCCTGACCGTACGCGCCGGCAGACGGACGTCGTGCGCGTCCCACGTTGGCGTCCGGCGTCCGGCGTTTGACGCCCGGCGCGTCCACCGTTGGCGTCTGGCGGTCCTGCGTCCGGTGTCCCGACGTCTCGTGTCCCGGCGTTTGGTGTCCCGCGTCGCCGGAGTTCCGGGACGGCCGTCCTTCGCTCGCCGGAGTTCCGTCCGGGGCTGGTGCGGGCCGGGGCAGGGCGCCGGCTCAGCCGCAGCCGACGACCGCCCCTGCCTTCTTGTCCGTCGGCCGCTGGATCACCTGGATCTCGTCCACGCCCGGCAGGTGGCGGATCGGCGCCAGCCTCGTGCAGTCGAACTCCCTGCCCTCGGTCGTGAGCCGGAACGACTCGGGCATCGCGTCGGCCGAGACCTGCGCGATCATGTCCGGCCTGTCCTTGAACGTCTCCCGGAACTGTTGCCACGCCTGCTCGCGGCCCTCGAACCTGATGCCCTCCACCGGGTCCAGCCCGTGCAGGGCCGACTCGATGGCGGCCTTCTGCTCGGCGGTGGCGTCGTTGCTCAGGAAGACGTTGACGGCGTACTGGTGCTGGTCGCCCCGGACGACGAACAGGACCACAGTGGTCGCAACGAGCGCCCCCACCAGCATGGCCACGGCGGCGACCAGCAGGAGCGGACCGCGCCGGCGGCGCGCGGGAGGCGTCGACCCGTCCGGCGAGGCAACCGGGACGACAGGCAGCTGATCGGCTCCAGCGGCAGGGCGCAGCTGGTCGACGGCACCCACGGGTGACGACCCGTCCGGCGGGGCGCCCGCGGGCGACGACTCGTCCTGGGACGGCTGAGGCTGGGGGATCGGCTCCGACACGGTGCACAGTAAAGCAGCCAGGGCGGCTGGCGGCGCCCCGGCGGTGACCGGGTGACCGGGCGACCGGAGGTCCGGGCGACTGGAGGTCCGGGCGACTGGAGGTCCGGGTGACCGGAGGTCCGAGCGCGGCCCGCGCCAGGCGTGCACCAGCATCGCCCGGACGTAGCCGTCGAGCGAGCCCGCCGCCGACGCCTTCCGCCAATGCCGGTACAGCGCGACGAGGCACTCCTGCACCAGGTCGTCAGCGGCCGATCGTTGCCCGCACAGCCCGTACGCCAGCCGTCGCAGCCACGGCAGGCGTGCCTGGACGTACTCGACGTACTCTCGTTCACTCCGCAACCCGGCCTCCCGCCAACACTAGGAGTGGTCCGAGACCCGTTTCGGTTGTGGCGGTTGGTGATCGAAGCCGGGGAGGTCGCCCCACCCCCCGGACGTCGACGGGGGGGCTCTCGCTGGCTCCAGCGAGCGATAATCGGCGGAAACGAATCAAGGCCCCTCCGTGGAGGGGCCTTGACCTGCTGTTACCTCTGGTCGGGGTGGCCGGATTCGAACCGACGACCTCTTCGTCCCGAACGAAGCGCGCTACCAAGCTGCGCCACACCCCGAGGCGTGCCGACAAATAGTAGCCCACCCGGTTCGGTGGTCCAACTCGGTACCCCCACCGCTCCGGTGCCCGCTGCACCGGGCACCGCAGCGGCGAGATCTCGACAACTTCCCGGATGTAGTTGGCTCCCGGCGAGCGGATACCACTACATCCCGGAAGTTGCGCGGATCTTGGGGTGCGCAGCGCGGGGTGTGCGCGGCGCGGGGTGTGCGGCGCGGGGTGTGCGGCGCGGGGTGTGCGGCGCGGAGCGCGGGGTGGGGTGCGCAGCGCGGGGTGTGCGGCGTGCGGTGGGTCAGCGGGGGATCAGGGTGAGCACGCTCGCTTCCGGCGGGCAGGCGAACCGTACCGGCGCGGTCGGGTGGGTGCCGAGGCCGGCGGAGACGTGCAGCCAGGAGTCGGAGCCGGGCCAGCGGTGCAGGCCGCGCGCCATCGAGCGGGGCAGGCCGCAGTTGGTGACCAGCGCCCCGACGCCCGGCACGCAGACCTGGCCGCCGTGGGTGTGCCCGGCGAGCAGCAGCCCGAAGCCGTCGGCGGCCATCCGGTCGAGCACCGCCGGCTCGGGGGAGTGGGTGAGCGCGATCGACAGGTCCGCGGCGGGCGACACCGGTCCGGCGACGGAGTCGTAGTCGTCGCGTTCGATGTGCGGGTCGTCCACGCCGAGCAGCTCGACCGCGCGACCGCCGGCCTTGACGGTGGTGCGGGCGTTGTTCAGGTCCACCCAGCCGGCGCCGGTGAGCACGTCGCGCAGCTCCTCGTGCGGCAGCTCGACGCCCTCCGTGTACTCCCGGTCGGGCAGGAAGTAGGTGAACGGGTTCTTCCAGACGGGGCCGGTGTAGTCGTTGGAGCCGAAGACGAAGCCGCCCGGGTGGTCGAGGAGCGGCTGGAGCGCGCGCAGCACGCCGGGCACGGCGTCGGGATGTGCCATGTTGTCCCCGGTGACCACGACGAGGTCGGGGTCGAGGGCGGCCAGCGACGCCACCCAGCGCTGCTTGCGACCCTGGCCGGGCATCATGTGCAGGTCGGACAGGTGCAGGACGCGCAGCGGCTCGGCGTCGGCCGGCAGCACCGGGACGTCGTACCGCCGCAGGGTGAACATGTTGCGCTCGACGAGCGACGCGTAGGCCAGGGTCGCCGCGCCGAGGGCGGCGGTCCCGGTCGCGAGCCGGAATAGTGTGCGCTTTCGCATGGCGTTCAGGGTAGTTTCACCGACCATGAGCACGCTGAAGGACCGTCTCACCGCCGACATGCGCGCCGCCCTCAAGGCGCGCGACGAGCTGACCACCTCCACGCTGCGGATGGCGCTCGCCGCCGTCGGCACCGCCGAGGTCGCCGGCAAGGCCAAGCGCGAGCTCACCGACGACGAGGTGCTCGCGGTGCTGACCAGGGAGGCGAAGAAGCGCCGGGAGGCCGCGACCGCCTTCGCCGACGCCGGCCGCACCGAGCAGGCCGCGAAGGAGACCGCCGAGGGCGAGGTGCTGGAGCGCTACCTGCCGAGCCAGCTCTCCGACGCCGAGCTGACCGAGCTGGTCGCGGGGGCGCTCGCCTCGGGCGGCTTCACCGGCAAGGCGCAGATGGGCCCGGCCATGAAGGCGGCCCAGGCGGCGGTGGCCGGCCGGGCCGAGGGTGGTCGGGTGGCCGCCGAGGTACGCCGGCAGCTCGGTCTCTGAACGAGCCGCACCGACGCGCGTACGCGAAACGGGCGGGCACCCCCACGAGGGGTGCCCGCCCGTTGTCGTCCGGCCGGCTCAGCCGCCGGGTCGGTTCGGCGGGCGGCCCGGGCCGGTCGGCGAACCGCCGGGGCCTTGCGGCGTGGTGCCGCCCGGGGTGGCGCCGCCGGCGCTGATCTGGATGGTCACGACGCCGCCCTTGATGGTGCGGCCGTCGGGGCTGGTGCCCGCGGCCTTGCCGGCGGGGCAGGTCGACGCGACCTTGATGTCGGAGACGACCGCGTCGAAGCCCTCCGCCTCGATCCGGGACTTCGCCTGCTCCACGTCCAGGCACTTCACGTCCGGGATCCGGCGCTGGTCGCCCTCGCGGATCTTCTGGCCCGGGGGATCGAAGTTGATCCGCTTCTTGCCCTTCATGGCGTCGCGGAGCGTCTCGTAGACCGGCGGGTTGATGCCGTCCTTCTGGTTGTGCTTCATCTTGACGTTGGTCTGCGGCCAGTCCGGGTCGGCCATGATGCCGGCCACCGCGTACTGCTTGGTCATCGCGACCAGCGAGGCGGTCTTCTCCGAGTCGGTGGTGCCGGACTTGCCGGCGACCGGGGCTTTGACGATGCCCTTGACGCTCGCGGCCGTACGGCTGCCGCCGCACCTGCTGGTGGAGGAGTTGTCGCCGACCGGGCAACGGGCGGCGTCGACGGCGGCGCGGGCCACCTCGGTGGTGACGCGCTTCTCGCAGCGCGGGTTGGCGACGTCGAGCTTCTTGCCCTCCGGGTCCCTGATCTCCTGCACCGGGGTGGGCTCGCAGTACTTGCCGTCCGCGGCGAGGGTGGCGTACGCGTTGGCCAGCTCCAGCGGGGTGGTCTGCGAGACGCCGAGGGTGAAGGCGCCCCACTGGTGGGCGGCGTCCTTGCTGCCGGCGAACTTGGCGTCCTCGGTCTGCCGGAACTGGATGCCGAGCCGCTTGGCGACGTCCACCACGTTCTCCGCGCCGACCTTCTGCTGCAGCGGCACGAAGTAGGTGTTGGTCGACTGGGCGAAGGCGCTCCACATGGTCTGCACGCCGCCGGGCTTCTTGTTGGAGTTGGTGGGGCAGTAGAAGTGGGTGCCGGGGCACGCCGCCGGGCTGCTGCGGTCGATGATGTATTCCGACTTGAACTGCTGCGGGGCGTTGAACGTGTAGCTGAGCGGGATGCCCTTCTCCAGCGCCGCCACGATGGTGAAGATCTTGAAGGTCGAGCCGGCCTGGTAGCCCGTGATGCCGTCGCCGCCGGTGAGCAGCGGGTTGACGGTGTTCGGGTAGTTGCCGCGCTTGCCCTTCTTGCGCTGCTTCGGGTCGCTGTGCTGCTTGTTGGCAGGCTTGTTCGGGTCGTCCAGCTTGAAGTTGCGGTTCACCGCCAGCGCCCGGACCCGGCCGGTGCCCGGCTCGACCACCGCCACCATGGCGGCTTCCTTGCTGTTCTCCGGCTTGGCCCTGCGGACGGCCTTGTCGGCGCCCTCCTGGGCCTGCGCGTCGAGCGTGGTGGTGATGACGTAGCCGCCGCTCTTCAGCCGCCGCTCACGGTCGTACGTGGTCGAGCCGAACGTCTCCTGCTGCATCCACCAGCGGTAGAAGTAGTCGCAGAAGAATCCCCAGCCCTTCTTGTTGGTCGCGACGCAGCCGTTGGGGGCCCGCTTGCCGGTGACCACGAGCTTGGTGGCCTTCGCCGCGTCCGCCTCCTGGCGGGTGATGGCCCCGGTCTCGACCATGTTCTCGATGACGTAGTTGCGTCGGTCGAGCGCCCCCTTGTAGCCGCTCTTGGTGGTCGGGTCGTTGGTGCTGGGGGCCTTCACCATGCCGGCGAGCATGGCCGCTTCCTCGATCTTCAACTTGCTCGGCGGCTTGTTGAAGTAGACCTGGCTGGCGGCGTAGATGCCGTACGCGCCGTTGCCGAAGGCGGCGATGTTGAGGTAGCGCTCCAGGATCTCGTCCTTGGAGAGCTCCTTGTCGATCTGGAGGGCGTAGCGCATCTCGCGCAGCTTGCGGGCGCTCGTGTCCTCGGTCGCCGCGACCACGTCGGCCGGGTGGGTCGCCGAGTAGGCGATGGCCAGCCGGACGTACTGCATGGTCAGCGTCGAGGCGCCCTGCTGGCTGGCCGCGCCGGACTGGTTGTTGACGAAGGCGCGGGCGATGCCGTTGAGGTCGACGCCGTTGTGCTTGTAGAAGTCGTGGTCCTCGGCGGCGATGATCGCCTTCTGCATGATGGGCGCGACGTCCTTGAGCCGGACGTCCTTGCGGTTCTCGTCGTACATGGTCGCCAGCGTGGTCTTGCCGTCGGAGGCGAGCAGGTGGCTCATCTGCGGCGCGCGCGCCACGGTCAGCTCCTTGGGCAGTGCGCCGAAGGTTTCGGCGCCGGCCTTCGCGGCGAGGCCGGACATCGCCACCGCGGGGAAGGCCGCCGCTGCGACCACCACGCCGGCCAAGAGGCCACATATGAGCAGCGATGCGGCGTTGGTCAGCACATTGTGGTCACGTTTCCGCATCCAGGTCACCTCGACAGGGTACGCGAGTAGGGAACGAGGGGCGCTGGGGCGTTCTTTCCCCATTTCCTGCGCGCGCCGACCTCGTTGTGCTAAACGCACGACCCCCGGTGCGTGGTTGCGTGAATCCGGTGCCGAGTCTCCCTTCTTCCCGAGGGGGCCCGCAGCGTTTTCACGGACTTCGGCGGGGTAACCGGCGGTCGCGAAGCCCGGGAAGCCGGGAGTGTCCGGAATGATGGATTTAGCCGACAACGTTGCGTAATCGGGTGACTACAGAGCATGATGGGGGGCGGCGACAGAGCCACATGTCGTCCGTGCCGCCTTGGGGAAGGCGCGCCGGGCGACCGGGGGGAATTGCCGGCTGGTCCGCGACGGGGTCGGTAGGTACTGCAAGGGGGGACGTGTACAGATGGGCATGATCACTGACTGGCCGTCGCTGGCGGCGTGTCAGAACGGGGACCCGGACGCGTTGTTCGTACAGGGCGCCGAACAGAACGTGGCCAAGCGGATCTGCCGGAGCTGCCCAGTCCGGTACGAGTGCCTGGCCGACGCGCTGGACAACCGGATCGAGTTCGGGGTGTGGGGTGGCATGACCGAACGCGAACGCCGCGCGCTGCTGCGCCGTCACCCCCAGGTGACGAGCTGGCGCAAGATGTTCGAGGCCGCGATGAAGAAGAACGCCAAGAACAAGGCGGGCAAGGACAAGATCCTCGTCACCGCCGCCGGCTGAGCGCCGTCACGGCCGGCTGATCGCCGCGCCGATCGTCCGCAGCCCGTCGACGTCGTGCACGTCGGCGGGCTGCGCCGTCACCGACACCGCCGGCACCGCCGGGAACGCCTCCGTGAACCGGGCCGCCACCTGCCGCTCGCGTACCGCCTGCTGGACCAGGGCCGCGTGGGCCCGCAGCACGTCGACGGTGCCATCGTGCCCGCCGAGGGTGGCCAGCCGCTCCGCGGCGGCCAGGCTCTCCGCCGCGTCGAGGTCGGGCACCGCCGGGCGGTGCACCCGGTTGAGCACCAGGCCCGCCAGCGGCATCTTCTCCTCGCGCAGCCGGCCCGCGAAGTAGGCGGCCTCCCGCACCGCGTCCGACTCGGGCGCCGCGACCAGCAGGAAGGCCGTCTCCCGCGCCTGGAGGATGCGGTACGTCTGCTCGGCGCGTTGCCGGAACCCGCCGAACATCGAGTCGAGCGCCGCGACGAAGCCGGACAGGTCGGTCAGCAACTGGGCGCCGAGCACCTTCTGCACGACCTTGGAGAACATCCCGAACGAGGCAGTGACCAGGCTGAACATGCTGCGGCCGCCGGTGCGCGCCGGGGCCAGCAGCAGCCGCAGCATCCGCCCGTCGAGGAAGCGGGAGAGCCGGGCCGGCGCGTCGAGGAAGTCCAGCGCCGAGCGGGACGGCGGAGTGTCCACCACGATCAGGTCCCACTCGCCCCGGGCGTGCAACTGGCCCAGCTTCTCCATCGCCATGTATTCCTGCGTGCCGGCGAAGGTCGAGCTCATCGCCTGGTAGAAGGGGTTGGCGAAGATCTCTTCCGCCTTCGCCCGATCGGTGTGCTGGAGCACCACGTCGTCGAAGGTGCGCTTCATGTCCAGCATCATGGCGTGCAGCTCGCCGCCGCTGGCCTCGACGTCGATCCCCTTGACCTGGCGGGGGGTGTTGTCCAGCTCGGTCAGCCCGAGCGACTGGGCCAGCCGGCGGGCCGGGTCGATGGTGAGCACCACCGTGCGCCGGCCGTGCTGCTCGGCGGCCCGCAGCGCGAGCGCGGCGGCCGTCGTCGTCTTCCCCACCCCGCCAGCCCCGCAGCAGACCACGATCCGCACGCCCGGGTCGGCGAGGATCTGGTCGACGTCCAGCTGCGGCGCCGCGTCTTCGGAAGGCACCAATCGAGCGTATCGGGCCGGGTCGGTCGGCGCGCCCGTGCCGGCGGCAGGTGTGAGTCAATCCGCCCGGACGAGGGCCTCGGCGAGCCGGTCCAGCCCGGCGCGGTCCACCCCGTCGGGCAGCAGCGGCAGCTCGGTCAGCGGCAGCCCCAGCTCCACCAGGTCGGCGCGGAGCGAATCCTCCAGTTCGCGGCGGATCGCCTGGTCCCGCGCCTCCGCGGCCAGCCCGGCGACGGTGCCCTCGTCCGTCGGCAGCCCGGCGGCGCGCAGCCCCCGCTCCAGCTCGGCCGGGCTCACCATTCGACCCGCGGGCAGCGGCGGCCGGGTGCCGTTGACGATCACCCGGCCCACCGGGAAGCCGAACGCGGACAGTTCGGCGATGGCGTCGACCGTCTCCTGGACGGGCATCTCCTCCAGCAGGGTCACCACGTGCACGGCGGTGATGGGGGAACGCAGCAGCGCCGCGACGCCCTCGCTCTGGGTCTTGATCGGGCCCACCTTCGCCAGCCGCGCCGTCTCGGCGGTCACGTTGAGGAAGCGACCGATCCGCCCGGTCGGCGGCGCGTCCAGCACCACCGCGTCGTACGCGCGCCGCTGGCCGACGGTGCGGGTGGTGGCCTCCTTCACCTTGCCGGTGAGCAGCACGTCCCGCAGGCCCGGGGCGATGGTCGTGGCGAAGTCGATGGCACCGAGCTTGCGCAGCGCCCGCCCGGCCGCGCCGAGCTTGTAGAACATGTCGAGGTATTCGAGCAGGGCCTCCTCGGCGTCCACCGCCAGGGCCCGCACCTCACCGCCGCCCGGCGCGTCGGTCAGGTGCCGCTCCTCGTAGGGCAGCGGGTCGGTGCCGAAGAGTTGGGCGATGCCCTGCCGCCCCTCGACCTCGACCAGCAGCGTGCGCCGGCCCCCGGCGGCCAGCGCCAGGGCCAGGGCGGACGCGACACTGGTCTTGCCGGTGCCGCCCTTGCCGGTCACGACGTGGAGGCGGGCCGGCCACTCCGCGCCGGCCGGGCCGGTCGCCCGCTCTGCTGCTCGCACCC harbors:
- a CDS encoding MFS transporter, with amino-acid sequence MLSRALPRRPEARRILVGTLLSAVGRGLTLPFLFIYLTDVRGLTDARAGLVIGWYGAVTLALSPIGGTLIDRFGARRIVVPCLLIEAAGTGSLALVDSTASAFGVMTLVAIGSSAIWSGQNTILASLTDDDERQRVFGLNFALLNLGIGIGGLTSGAIVDTARPGTFQAIYVLDAISYLMPALILLSLPRVGRRLTAGPTGGRTSTGGYLTVLKDRPFRRLVIFGLILTTCGYAQIEVGFAAYSVRVVEVSPRIVAWALAGNTVMIVLAQLLVIRRMEGRSRTGALAVVGAVFATAWLVLGAAGVIGAESALLAALGVVACSAIFGFGETLLSPVMPALTNALATDELRGRYNAMSSMIFGISGVIGPVTAGPLIGAADGRIWVATVVGGCLVASLVALSLRPLLTAVQDGRVPATPPAAPPAAEPVSAPA
- a CDS encoding TetR/AcrR family transcriptional regulator — translated: MTSPTLNLREQKKRETRQTISDVATRLFMERGFEAVTIAEIATAAHVAKMTVTNYFPRKEDMALDLSDEFVGSLARTVAERGAGESALAALRREFLAAVARRDPVIGFAGLPFVRMIVESPTLTARLREFHELREQALADLLVAEAHVGPGDVVPRAVAAQLGAAHRVLFAETIRRTLAGDDLDDVAAALADAGTRTFDLLEPALGDYAVR
- a CDS encoding VOC family protein, with the protein product MNITATTVSLTVDDVIASRDFLVTHLGYQEKAAADGFASLSRGEAAVDVVLLRRGIEVLPEDQRDQRASGLILAFTVSDLAGVLSRLESEGVAVTMPLREEPWGERLFQVTDPNGVVIQFVEWVTPAAG
- a CDS encoding permease-like cell division protein FtsX, whose protein sequence is MLVGALVATTVVLFVVRGDQHQYAVNVFLSNDATAEQKAAIESALHGLDPVEGIRFEGREQAWQQFRETFKDRPDMIAQVSADAMPESFRLTTEGREFDCTRLAPIRHLPGVDEIQVIQRPTDKKAGAVVGCG
- a CDS encoding metallophosphoesterase gives rise to the protein MRKRTLFRLATGTAALGAATLAYASLVERNMFTLRRYDVPVLPADAEPLRVLHLSDLHMMPGQGRKQRWVASLAALDPDLVVVTGDNMAHPDAVPGVLRALQPLLDHPGGFVFGSNDYTGPVWKNPFTYFLPDREYTEGVELPHEELRDVLTGAGWVDLNNARTTVKAGGRAVELLGVDDPHIERDDYDSVAGPVSPAADLSIALTHSPEPAVLDRMAADGFGLLLAGHTHGGQVCVPGVGALVTNCGLPRSMARGLHRWPGSDSWLHVSAGLGTHPTAPVRFACPPEASVLTLIPR
- a CDS encoding GatB/YqeY domain-containing protein, yielding MSTLKDRLTADMRAALKARDELTTSTLRMALAAVGTAEVAGKAKRELTDDEVLAVLTREAKKRREAATAFADAGRTEQAAKETAEGEVLERYLPSQLSDAELTELVAGALASGGFTGKAQMGPAMKAAQAAVAGRAEGGRVAAEVRRQLGL
- a CDS encoding penicillin-binding protein produces the protein MRKRDHNVLTNAASLLICGLLAGVVVAAAAFPAVAMSGLAAKAGAETFGALPKELTVARAPQMSHLLASDGKTTLATMYDENRKDVRLKDVAPIMQKAIIAAEDHDFYKHNGVDLNGIARAFVNNQSGAASQQGASTLTMQYVRLAIAYSATHPADVVAATEDTSARKLREMRYALQIDKELSKDEILERYLNIAAFGNGAYGIYAASQVYFNKPPSKLKIEEAAMLAGMVKAPSTNDPTTKSGYKGALDRRNYVIENMVETGAITRQEADAAKATKLVVTGKRAPNGCVATNKKGWGFFCDYFYRWWMQQETFGSTTYDRERRLKSGGYVITTTLDAQAQEGADKAVRRAKPENSKEAAMVAVVEPGTGRVRALAVNRNFKLDDPNKPANKQHSDPKQRKKGKRGNYPNTVNPLLTGGDGITGYQAGSTFKIFTIVAALEKGIPLSYTFNAPQQFKSEYIIDRSSPAACPGTHFYCPTNSNKKPGGVQTMWSAFAQSTNTYFVPLQQKVGAENVVDVAKRLGIQFRQTEDAKFAGSKDAAHQWGAFTLGVSQTTPLELANAYATLAADGKYCEPTPVQEIRDPEGKKLDVANPRCEKRVTTEVARAAVDAARCPVGDNSSTSRCGGSRTAASVKGIVKAPVAGKSGTTDSEKTASLVAMTKQYAVAGIMADPDWPQTNVKMKHNQKDGINPPVYETLRDAMKGKKRINFDPPGQKIREGDQRRIPDVKCLDVEQAKSRIEAEGFDAVVSDIKVASTCPAGKAAGTSPDGRTIKGGVVTIQISAGGATPGGTTPQGPGGSPTGPGRPPNRPGG
- a CDS encoding WhiB family transcriptional regulator — protein: MGMITDWPSLAACQNGDPDALFVQGAEQNVAKRICRSCPVRYECLADALDNRIEFGVWGGMTERERRALLRRHPQVTSWRKMFEAAMKKNAKNKAGKDKILVTAAG
- a CDS encoding ArsA family ATPase gives rise to the protein MVPSEDAAPQLDVDQILADPGVRIVVCCGAGGVGKTTTAAALALRAAEQHGRRTVVLTIDPARRLAQSLGLTELDNTPRQVKGIDVEASGGELHAMMLDMKRTFDDVVLQHTDRAKAEEIFANPFYQAMSSTFAGTQEYMAMEKLGQLHARGEWDLIVVDTPPSRSALDFLDAPARLSRFLDGRMLRLLLAPARTGGRSMFSLVTASFGMFSKVVQKVLGAQLLTDLSGFVAALDSMFGGFRQRAEQTYRILQARETAFLLVAAPESDAVREAAYFAGRLREEKMPLAGLVLNRVHRPAVPDLDAAESLAAAERLATLGGHDGTVDVLRAHAALVQQAVRERQVAARFTEAFPAVPAVSVTAQPADVHDVDGLRTIGAAISRP
- a CDS encoding ArsA-related P-loop ATPase, which codes for MRAAERATGPAGAEWPARLHVVTGKGGTGKTSVASALALALAAGGRRTLLVEVEGRQGIAQLFGTDPLPYEERHLTDAPGGGEVRALAVDAEEALLEYLDMFYKLGAAGRALRKLGAIDFATTIAPGLRDVLLTGKVKEATTRTVGQRRAYDAVVLDAPPTGRIGRFLNVTAETARLAKVGPIKTQSEGVAALLRSPITAVHVVTLLEEMPVQETVDAIAELSAFGFPVGRVIVNGTRPPLPAGRMVSPAELERGLRAAGLPTDEGTVAGLAAEARDQAIRRELEDSLRADLVELGLPLTELPLLPDGVDRAGLDRLAEALVRAD